The genomic stretch GTCTCCACATCGAAGAGGTCCACCTGGCGGCTCGCCTGGAGCACGGCGGCGGGCCCTTCCGAGGTACCCCCGCCGTAGCTGGTGGTGGCCTCGAAGGGGACGGGGACGAGGACGACGTGGGCCTCCTCGGGAGCGTGGGGAAGACCGAAGATGCCGGAGTCAGCGCCGGCGGCGGCGCCGGGATCGAAGTGGGTAGCCATGGCGCGGCGCAGGATAAAGGCCTGGCCCTGCTTCGCAACTCTCACCCCCAGCGAAGGACGACCTTTCCGACCGTTTCATTGCCCGCCAGCCGCTGGAGCGCCTGCCGGATGTCCTGGATGGGCACCACGGCGTCGATGACGGGCTTGAGCGCCCCGGAGCGGAACAGCGGCAGCAGGTGCCGCTCGGCGGCCTGGGCCACGGCGATCTTCTCCTCCAGGGGGCGGCTGCGCAGCGTGGTGCCAGTCATCCGCAGGCGCTTGGAGAGGATGAGCCCGAGGTTCACCTGCGCCTGGTTGCCCGCCACGAGCCCCACGAGCATGGCCCGGCCCTGGAAGGCCAGCGCCTCCAGGGTCTCCGGGACGTAGTCGCCCCCGACGAGATCCAGCGCCAGGTCGGCCCCGGCGCCACCGGTGGCCTCCCGGACGGCCTGGGCGAAGCGGGGCGGGGAGCCCGGGACGTGGACGGTGCGCTCCACGCCCCACTCCCGGGCACGCTCCAGCTTCAAGGCGTTGCGTCCCGTGCCCACCACGCGGGCCCCCATGGCCCGGCACAGCAGGGCGGCCGCGGACCCCACGCCGCTGGCCACGGCGTGGACAAGCACCGTCTCCCCGGGGCGCAGGCCTCCCTGGAGCACCAGGGCATCGAACGCCGTGAGGTAGACCTCGGGGAGGGCCGCCGCGTCCGTGAAGTCCAGGCCCTCGGGCAGGGGAATCGCCTCGCGCTCATGGACGGTGAGCTGCTCGGCCCAGGCCCCGCCCGCCACCAGCCCCATGACGCGGGCGCCCGGCTGGAAGCGGCGCACCCGGGAGCCCACGGCCACCACCTCACCGGCGTACTCGAGGCCGGGGATGTCCGGAGGAGCGCCCGGGGGCGGGGGGTAGTGACCCTTGAGCTGGAGCAGATCGGCCCGGTTGAGCGCGGTGGCGCGCACCTGGACGAGCAGCTCGGAGGGGCCGGGGGTGAGGTCCGGCCGCTCCTCGAAGGAGAGGACCTCGGGACCGCCTGCGCCGGTGGTTCGGAACACGTGCATGGGACACCTCGGCGAGAAGCCTGGTTGCTCTCCAGTGGGGGCAGCGAACTCCCTGGCCCAGGAGAGCCTCACGGCTTATGAAGCCTGGGAGTCCATCATGTCGCGTCCTGCCTGCCCCATCTGCCAGAAGCCTTCCGCCCCCCGCGCGGAAAATCCCTCCTATCCGTTCTGCTCCCGACGGTGCCGGGCCGTGGACCTGGGCCGCTGGTTGGGCGAGGAGTACCGGGTCCCGGATCGCCAGGTGGACGAGCGCGAGGACGAGCTGCCGCCGGGCCATCCCGAGCGGGGCGGCGACGCGTGAGCGGGTGGGTTGACCTGCACTGCCACCTGCTGCCGGGGGTGGACGACGGCGCGAAGACGCTGGAGGCCAGCCTGGAGATGGCCCGGGCGCTGGTGGACCTGGGGTTCTCCACCGTGGCGCCCAGCCCGCATGCCCGGCCCGAGTACGCCCCCCGGGACGTCGTCGAGACGCGCCTCGCGGAAGTGGGCGCGGCGCTGGAGCGCGAGGGCATCGCGCTGACGCTGGGCCGCAACGCGGAGAACGTGCTCGATGATGCCTTCCTGAAGGGGCTGGGAACGCCCGAGGCCCGGATGCTGGGGGCGGGCCCCTACGTGCTGGTGGAGCTGCCCTACACGGCCCCGGTGCCGGCGCTGCTGGACATCCTGTTCCGCATCCGCCTCAAGGGGGTACGGCCCGTCATCGCCCACCCCGAGCGGTGCCAGGAGTTCGCGCGCAAGGGCCGCGCGGCCGAGGCCGTCCGGGCCGGGGCCCTGCTTCAGATGGATGTGGGGGCGCTCATGGGCCGCTACGGGGGGCCGGCGAAGAAGCAGGCCCGGGCCTTCCTGGACGAGGGGCTGTACACGCTCGCCGCGACGGACCTACATGCGCCCACGGGCGCCCGGGACTGGGTGGGGCGGGCGATGGCGGAGCTCCGGGGGCAGGTAGGAGAGCAGGCTTTCGTCCAGCTGTTTCGGGAGCATCCCCGGCGGCTGCTCCTGGGAGAGCCGCTGGAGTCCATGGAGGAGTGACGGTATACCCGCCGCCGTGAAGCGTGCCGTCAAGCTCGTGGCCAGCGTGCTGGTCACCCTCCTGTTCTCGTGGTGGGCGTTCCGAAACACGGACTGGCGATCGCAGTGGGCCAGCCTCCGCTCGGCGAACTACCTCTATGTGCTGCCGTACTTCGGCATCCTGACCCTCATCCACGTCTTCCGGACGTTGCGGTGGGGGTGCCTGCTGTCGGGGATCGAGCGGGTGCCGTTCCGGCCGCTCAACCAGGCCTCGGGCATTGGCTTCATGATGCTGCTGGTGATGCCGTTCCGGCTGGGGGAGTTCGCCCGGCCGTACCTCATCGCCCAGCGCACCTCCATCCGCAGCAGCGCGGCGATGACCTCGGTGGTGCTCGAGCGCATCACCGACGGGCTCTTCGTGGCCACGCTCCTGCGCGTGCTGCTCTTCTTCATCCCCACGGAGACGCCGGAAGTCCGCTACGTGAAGCTGGGCTCCACGCTGATGTTCGCCGTGTTCGGCGGCGGGCTGGCGTTCCTGCTCTTCGCGCGCTGGCAGCATGACCGCGCGGTGCACCTGGTGCGCCTCACGGTGGGGCGGTTCGCCCCGGCGCTGGCGCACAAGATGGCGGACGTGGTGGATGGCTTCGTCGGGGCGATGCGCCAGCTGCCCGATGCGAAGCAGCTCACCTGCTTCTTCCTCTACACCTTCGCCTACTGGGGGCTGAACGGGGCGGGCATGGCGCTGTTGTCCCGGGCCTTCAGCTGCTCGGGCTCGGTGGACCCCTCGTGCCAGCCCATGACGCTGACGCTGTTCCAGGGCTACGTGGTGATGACGGTGCTGGTGGTGGGGCTGATGATTCCCGCGGCCCCGGGGATGATGGGGACGTTCCAGGCGGCGACGAAGGTGGGCATGAGCCTCTTCCTGCCGACCTCGGTGGTGAACTCCAGCGGCCTGGCGTACGCGAACGTGACGTGGCTGTGCCAGACGGTGCAACAGGTGGGCTTCGGCCTGCTGCTGCTGTCGCTGGGGCACCTGTCCTTCCGGGACATCGCCACGAAGATGGACAAGGACGAGGAGGGGGGCGAAGGCGAAGCCTCGGCCCCCACGGCCTGAGGCCGGAGGGGCGCTGGGTTACAGCTCCTCGTTGAGCCAGCGGATGATGGCGTCCTTGATGGTGGGAGGCCGTCCGGACAGAGGCCGGGCGTGAGGGCCGAGCAGGCCTTCCAGCTCCCGGGCGAGGGGCGTGGGGAGGACTTCGCGGGTGCGCGTGGCGGCGTGGGTGGAAGTGGCAGGCATTACGGCTGTCCTCCGCCCTTGCCGTACTTGGCGAGCAGATCCTCTACGGCCTCGCGGAGGTACTCGCTCTGGGCGATGCGGGTGCGCCGGGAGAGCTCGCGGAGCTTCTGCACCTGTTCTTCGGCGACGAGGACGTGGGTGGAGACGACCTCGATCTCTGGGACGGAGCGGACTTCCCCCGCTTCGACCGGGGCCGAAGGGGTGTCGGAGCTCAGTGGGCTGACGTTGCCATCCTGCATCAGGAACCTCCTGGCGAGCTGCTACAGGCCGCTACTGGCCTGTGGGCGGCAATTAGGAGGCCGGCCTGCCGTTCCGTCAAAAAAACGGCCCGGAGGGCGCTCAGGCGATGATGCCCGGCGAGCGGGGCGGCTGGCCCGGCGCGGGAGGATCCTCCACCTCGGGGACGGGCTTGCCGGGCTCGGGCGCCGGTGGGGGCGGGTCCTCTTTCGGAGGCGAGCGCGAGGGCGGATCCTTCTCTGGGGCAGGGCCGGGCGGAGGCTCACGCCGGGGCGTCTGAGGATCGGGCTCCTTGACGGGCGGTGTGGTCTGCGGCGGCAACTGCGTGGACATACAGGCCCCTCCAGGGTGTCTCGGGGACAAGATGGGCACGGCGGGGGGAGGGGGCACCTGGGTAAAAAAAAGCCCCGTCCCCGGGAAATCCTGGGGACGGGGCCTGTGGCCAGGGTCGGACTTGAACCGACTACCTGCGGATTATGAGACCGCCGCTCTAACCAGGTGAGCTACCTGGCCATGGGGTGTAACCTACTGCTTTTACTGCGGAACTTCCAGCGCTTCCTACCGCCCCGCCCGTCGTTGTGCAACAGGCATGGCCTCGGAAAGCACCTTTCTGGGGCGGCTCTATACCACATGGATTTCCGGGGGCAACGAGAAGGATACGTGTGCCGAGCGGGGGCTCTATGAGCTGGAGAAGAACATGACGCTGCCCAGGGGCACGGTGGTGCTGCTGCTGGTGTTGCTGGGATCGGGCTGTGCGGCCTCGCGGGGAGTTCGCCTGGACACGGGCGAGGGGCGGCCTTTTGTCTACACGCCACGCACGAATGAGGAGCCGGTCAGGCGGAGCGCTGACGAGTTCCATGAGGCAGTCCAGAAACTGGCGCGCACTGCGCCCCTGTCAGGGAGACCCAGGGAAGCGGCGCTGCGGCTGTTCAACTTGGGCCACCCCCGCGCCTTCGCTCCTGTGCGCGGGCGCCTGGGGCTGGTCTCGGTGGAGGATCCGCACCGGGGCCGTCTTCTTGTGCCCCAAGAGCAGGACGCGGAACCGGAGCTGGCGAGCGCCTACGGACGCTGGTGTCAGCGCCAGAAAATGCCTCGAGACTGCCTGCATCTGCTGGAGGAAGGCGTCACGCTGGACGAGGAGGGCAAGCGCACCCTGGCCTTTCGGCTGGCCCTGGACTCGGTCTGGGCCGAAACGGCCGAGGCCCTGGGAGAACTGACGGACAAGGAGGCGATGGTGACGATGCTCGCCACGACGGGAGCCGTCTACTTCGCCTTGTGGCTGGCACCCGACCCGGTGCTGTCGAAGGGCATCGCTGCGACGCTGACCGTGGCGCTGATTGGCTACCTGGGCTGGGACACAGTGTGGAGCTTGGTGAAGGGCTGGAGGGTGTTGGCAAGGGAGGTGGAGGCGGCAACCACCTTCGATGAGATACAGGACGCGGGAGAGAAGTACGGAAAGGTAATGGGAAGAAACGCCGCACGGGCGTTCGTCATGCTCGCGATGGCGGCCCTGGGAAGCACGGCGCAGACGCTGGCGACGAGGGTTCCCACGCTCCCCGGATCCGCGCAAGCCTCGCTGGTGGGGGTGGGGCAGGGGGGCTTCCGGCTGGCGGCGGCGGGCCAGGTCACCTCGGTGGCGGTGGCACCGGGAGGCGTTATCACCATTGCACTGAGTCCGGAGGCCGTCGCGGAGACGGCACGCGGCACGAGAGCCGTGGCGTCCGAACCGGTGGCGAGCGCTGCCCACGAACACCATATCGCCACGAATAAGTGGTGGGACTCCACCAGCAGCGGTGGCCCGTGGTCCCCCAGGTTCCAGAAGCTCTTCGACCGGGCCGGCATGTCACTCGATGACACGGCCAACAAGGTTCGAGTGCAGGGCCACAAAGGGCCTCACCCGCAGAAGTATCATGAACAGATCTACGAGCGGTTGGAGGATGCAATGGGAGGCTGCCGGAGCATTCAGCAATGCCGGGAGGCGCTCGTTGGAGAACTTGAGGCCCTGGCCCGGGAGATCACCCAACCGGGCTCCCGGCTCAATGCCCTGGTCACCCGGAACTGACGCACAGGAAGACTCTTGACGATGCGATACTTCAAACTCTCCGATGACATGAGTCTCCAGGGGCGATGGCTGCTGGGAGACCCCACGGATTCGCAGGGCCAGGAGGTGGATGACCCATGGCAGTTCAAGGCTGGATGTCCCGTCGCGATTGAAGAGCGACTCAAGATCCCCATCTACCATCCCGGGAGCCCTCTCGATTTCACGCTGACGGACGTTGGTGGCGCACCCGTCGTTCATAAGAGAATCGCGAGCATCTTCGCGGAGCTGGCGCCTGACAACGTGCAGGTCATCCCGGTCGATGTCGACGGGCTGCTTGAGCCGTACTGTATCCTCGTTGTTACTCGGCTCATCCGGTGCATCGACGACAACATCTCGGAGGAGGTGCGGTACTGGAAGCCGGAGGATGGGCGCCCGGAGAAGGTCGGGAAGTATCGCGCTGTCTACGGCATGCGAATCGACCCGGCAAAGGTGGGAGACGCCAAGGTATTCCGGACCTGGGGATGGACTGGGACAGTCATCGTGTCCGAGGACATCAAGGAGGCGCTGGAGCGAGCGGGAGTCACTGGGGCGAAGTTCGAGGAGGTCACCGGCCCGAGCGCCCTCAGTCCGGAGGAGCGTGAACACAACCGGAAGCTCCTGGCGCTTCGGGATGAGACGGACGCGGCCCGCGAAGCCTTCTGGCGCACCCTGGGGAGGTTGGACGAGGAAGCCATCATCCCCATCGTCGTCGGTGGTAACTGGCCCGCCCGGCGCCAGGTCTGGCGTGTCATCCACCGCCCCGAGGGGCGGACTCTCCTGGTGACGGACGGGCTCTCGGACTTCTTCGTGGACCGCGCGGAGCCGTCCGTGGGCTTCGGCCTGGAGCTGGCCCTGGAGACGGACGAGCCGCTCCAGGACGCCGAGAAGAGCTGGCCCCTGCTGCTGCTGGAGCGGGTGGGGGACGAGGTGGCCGAGCACGAGCGGGTGCGCGAGAGGGTGAAGACGGGCTTGATGTCCATGGAGGTCTCCGGCAAGGGCATGCCCCAGTCGCTCGTCACCCAGGAGGGCAGGGTGGGCGTGCTGCTGGGCCAGGAGCCGAGCGCGCTCCCCCGGAGCTTCACCATGCCGCCCGGAGAGGTGCGGCTCGTCACCGTCCAGGCGCTGCTGCCGTCAGAGCTGGCCTACCTCTTGGAGCACGGCAAGAAGGGCCGGGACGAACTGCTCCGGTGCTTCGCCCAAAAGGGCCATGGGCACCTGTCCCGTGCCTGCCGAGACCCGGTGGTTTAGTACCGATCCGGGATGACCAGGTCATTTCCCGGGTCCATGCCCAGCGTGAAGCTGCTGGCGTTGGGCTGGTAGAGCCACTGGGTGGCATTGCCGCAGGCTGCCACTCCCCACTGAGTGGGGACCGCCGCTCCCCACCGTCCGCGAACGCGGACTGTCCCGGGTGAGTAGGGCGGACGCCCGCGCTTGTCCGTTCAAGGAGTTATCGCGCTGCTCCGCTGCTCCCACAGCCAGTGCCCCCCCGTAAACCTTGGGCATTCCAGCACTTTGTTCGCACCGTCCCGCCCCACGGACGGACCGTCCACGGCGCGGACGCTGCCGGGAGGCCTGCTCTGGCAAGTGCCTGTTTTCGCAAGCCTGCGGGCGTTGGCGCGCGGCGTGCTCAGGGCTGGCGCAACCGCGCACTCAAGCGGACGGGACGCATGGTGCGTTCCCAAAGGGGAGAACCTCTCATGTTCAGTCTGTTGAAGTTCAAGGAAGCCACCAGCGCCATTTCGGAGAGCACGTCCGGCGCCCGGGCCATCCCGGAGGGCACCACGCTGGAGCAGCTGCGCGGGGAGCTGCTCGAGCTGATGGCTCAGGAGAACAGCAACCACCACCGCATGGGGCAGATCTACAACCACATCGTGGAGAAGCGGCTGGCGGAGAAGGCTGGCCACAAGGACGCCCGGGAGTACTTCAGCAAGCACCTGGCGGACCTGTCCCAGACGTCGCTGACGCTGTACGGGGCGGTGGCGCGCACCTTCAGCGAGCGGGTGGCGCGGCGCTTCGGCGTCACGTGCCTGTACCTGCTGCTCAGCTACAAAGAGGCGGCGGACGTGGAGGTGAACCCTGAGGAGCCGGGTCCCACGCCCATCGAGGTGCCGGACGAGAATGCACAGGTGACCGTCCAGCCGTTCTCGGCCTGCAGCGTGGAGCAGATGCGCCGGGCGGTGCAGCGCAAGCGCCGGCCGGCCTCCAGCAAACCCCTGCCGCCGGAGAAGGTGGAGCTGGCCGAGCAGTACAGCGAGGCGGTGGCGCTGCGCTTCCCCAGTGGCAAGGGGGCGCTCGTCAAGGTGACGGTGCGCAACCAGAAGGGCAAGGCGGTGCTGGACTTCAAGGGGGTTCCCGTGGAGCAGGTGAGCTTGCTGGCCGAGGCGCTCACGGGCGAGCTGCCCCAGGTCAACGAAGGGCCGCAGTGAGATGAGATCTCGATGATTCTTTAGAAAATCCACATAAATATGTATTCTGAGTTTTGCTGGTTTAATAAGTTTTACTTCGCGTCTGCCTTCAGGAGCAAGAGATGATGCATTTCAAGAGAGGTATTTCCCCCGCCGCGCTGACAGCCTTGGTGCTGCTGGCCATGGGGTTGTTCAGCGACTCAGCGTTCGCGCAGAGTTGGAGCCTGACCCCTGCGCAGCGGCAGGCGTATCTCCAGTACTACGCGCCGATCATCCTCAAGCGCGGCAACGGCAACAACAACGAGCACGGGCGCGACTGGGTCACCAACTTCGACTTCGACCGCGACGGCAACTTCGCGAACAACCGTCAGAACTGGAAGATCCTCAACCAGTACATCGATGGGGCGCAGTATGGCACGGGCGCCTACAGCCATTGGCGCATCCGCCCGACGCTCTACACCTCGCTCATCGAGTTCGTGGATGGCGGCGCCAAGTCGCTGGTGCTCATCTACCACGTGTACCACGCGCTGGATGAGAGCGGCATCCACGACTGGGAGCGCATCGAGATGCTGGTCCGCAACGTGGGCGGCTCGCCCGGGAGTGGCGAATACGTGGATCACGTGACGATCACCCGGCACCACGAGCACATCGTCCGCCGCTCCTACGACAGCAGCCTGAACTTCATGCAGACGGCGACGGGCAAGCACGTGCTCATCTGGCAGGCGGAGTGGTCCACCCGCACCCTGGCAACGGACAAGCAGGAACTGCACTTCGTGACCAACCCCTACTCCTGGGTGGGGAGCCAGCACGTGTCCCCCACGGCGCGCGCGGAGGTGAACATCAACAACGAGGACAAGAAGAAGAACGTGCACTACGCCTTCGTGCCGGAGGGCTCTCCGGCCGCGGTGAGCGCCTGGAATGCCAGCCCGCTCAACTACTCGACGGCGCCCGGCCTGGTCAGCCGCTATGACAACGAGACGAATGCCCGCTGGGGCGCGGTTCCCCGTATCACCTACGAGCTGCAGGATCTCGCCGACATCCTGCCCACCCACTGGCAATACGGGGGCTACCAGACCCACTGGCTGGACACGAAGGGCATCGACATCCTGATGGAGAGCCCCATCATCAATGAGAGCGGGCAGGCCGAGGTCAGCGCCGGGATGCAGCGCTTCTTCACCCCGTCCAGGGACTCCTCGGAGTCGAGCCAGACCGACGGCCGCGAGGGCTATCTGGACAAGACCTGGTTCTACGGCGTCCACTCCATCGAGCGCGACGCGGACCGGTCGGGCAGCAGCGCTGACTTCAAGACGCCGGCCTACCAGACCGGAGGGCTCGACTCCCGCGGCCGCACCCGTGGCAGCGCCAGTGGCTACTTGAACTCGCACAATGCCTTCTGGTGGCAGCACGACTACTTCGTCCACACCGGCGACGTGAACGACAAGGACAGCGCCGAGACGGGGTTCTGGCTGCCCGGTGCCTGGTACCAGGCAGCGAACGGCGGATTCGACGGCCGCTGGGTGCAGCTCTTCGACGATCGCCCCTGGGCGCCGTAGTCACCCCACGGGAGGGACGCGCCGGTGCCCCAAGGCAGCCCGGTGCGTCCCTTCCGGTGAAACACGGGAAGAGAAGACAGAAATCACAGTAAGCCCGGAGATTCATGCGACTGTGAGCGTGGCTTGGTCCCTGTGCAGCCACTCAAGGCTCACCTGGGCGCCGCGCGGGGCCCTTCCACAGTGCTCCAGCTGACATGCTATCTTGCAGCCGAAAAAAGAGGGCCTGGCTGGAAGCACCTCCGCTTCCCATGGTTGAGGCGACGCCCCGTCACACCACAGGTAAGAGCATGTCCGAGCGCCTCATTGGCGGCAGATACGTCTTGGAGCGAAGGATTGCGGGCGGTGGCATGGGCGCCATCTGGCTGGCACTCGATTCCCAGCTCCAGCGTCACGTGGCGCTCAAGCTGCTCGCGGACCATCGGATCTCCTCGCCGGATGCGCGGCAGCGCTTCGCTCAGGAGGCCAAGGCGGTTGCCCGGCTTCACCATCCCCACGTGGTCCAGATCCACGACTACGGCGTCGATGGCGATGTGCCCTACATCGTCATGGAGCGCCTGGAAGGCGAGGATCTCGAAGCGCTCCTGGAGCGGCGACAGCGGCTCACGCCCGCCGCCGTCGTGCCCTTGCTCAATCAAGCGGCCCGGGCCCTGACCGCGGCCCATGGGGCCGGCGTCATTCACCGGGATCTCAAGCCGGCCAACCTCTTTCTGGCGCGCATTGATGGAGAAGAGGTGCTCAAGGTCCTCGACTTTGGACTGGCCCTCTTGGATGTCGATGCCGAGGCCCGGCTCCAGGCGAAGGAGCTGGCCGGTACCCCGCGCTACATGAGCCCGGAGCAGATGCGCGGCCAACCCGGCCTGGACCCTCGCACGGACCTCTGGTCGCTCGCGGTGGTGCTCTACCGGCTCCTCACCGGACAGTTTCCCTTCTCCGCGGACGCGCTCGAGGCGCTGCGCAGCGGGAGTGTCTCCCCAGCCGTCATCCCTCCCTCCAGCGTGGTGCCCAAGCTGGGCGTGGAGGTCGATGACTTTTTCGCGCGCGCGCTGGCCGCGGAGCCTTCCCTGCGCTTCGCATCCGTGCGCGACATGGCCGCCGCCTTCTCCGAACTGGTGCTGACAGGGCAGCCCGCTCAAGCCGCGAAGATCCTGGTCGTGGACGATGAGCCAGACATCGAGCTGGTGATGCGGATGCGCTTCCGCA from Stigmatella aurantiaca encodes the following:
- a CDS encoding NAD(P)H-quinone oxidoreductase, with translation MHVFRTTGAGGPEVLSFEERPDLTPGPSELLVQVRATALNRADLLQLKGHYPPPPGAPPDIPGLEYAGEVVAVGSRVRRFQPGARVMGLVAGGAWAEQLTVHEREAIPLPEGLDFTDAAALPEVYLTAFDALVLQGGLRPGETVLVHAVASGVGSAAALLCRAMGARVVGTGRNALKLERAREWGVERTVHVPGSPPRFAQAVREATGGAGADLALDLVGGDYVPETLEALAFQGRAMLVGLVAGNQAQVNLGLILSKRLRMTGTTLRSRPLEEKIAVAQAAERHLLPLFRSGALKPVIDAVVPIQDIRQALQRLAGNETVGKVVLRWG
- a CDS encoding DNA gyrase inhibitor YacG — translated: MSRPACPICQKPSAPRAENPSYPFCSRRCRAVDLGRWLGEEYRVPDRQVDEREDELPPGHPERGGDA
- a CDS encoding tyrosine-protein phosphatase, with protein sequence MSGWVDLHCHLLPGVDDGAKTLEASLEMARALVDLGFSTVAPSPHARPEYAPRDVVETRLAEVGAALEREGIALTLGRNAENVLDDAFLKGLGTPEARMLGAGPYVLVELPYTAPVPALLDILFRIRLKGVRPVIAHPERCQEFARKGRAAEAVRAGALLQMDVGALMGRYGGPAKKQARAFLDEGLYTLAATDLHAPTGARDWVGRAMAELRGQVGEQAFVQLFREHPRRLLLGEPLESMEE
- a CDS encoding lysylphosphatidylglycerol synthase transmembrane domain-containing protein, with protein sequence MKRAVKLVASVLVTLLFSWWAFRNTDWRSQWASLRSANYLYVLPYFGILTLIHVFRTLRWGCLLSGIERVPFRPLNQASGIGFMMLLVMPFRLGEFARPYLIAQRTSIRSSAAMTSVVLERITDGLFVATLLRVLLFFIPTETPEVRYVKLGSTLMFAVFGGGLAFLLFARWQHDRAVHLVRLTVGRFAPALAHKMADVVDGFVGAMRQLPDAKQLTCFFLYTFAYWGLNGAGMALLSRAFSCSGSVDPSCQPMTLTLFQGYVVMTVLVVGLMIPAAPGMMGTFQAATKVGMSLFLPTSVVNSSGLAYANVTWLCQTVQQVGFGLLLLSLGHLSFRDIATKMDKDEEGGEGEASAPTA
- a CDS encoding ribbon-helix-helix domain-containing protein — protein: MQDGNVSPLSSDTPSAPVEAGEVRSVPEIEVVSTHVLVAEEQVQKLRELSRRTRIAQSEYLREAVEDLLAKYGKGGGQP
- a CDS encoding AHH domain-containing protein, coding for MASESTFLGRLYTTWISGGNEKDTCAERGLYELEKNMTLPRGTVVLLLVLLGSGCAASRGVRLDTGEGRPFVYTPRTNEEPVRRSADEFHEAVQKLARTAPLSGRPREAALRLFNLGHPRAFAPVRGRLGLVSVEDPHRGRLLVPQEQDAEPELASAYGRWCQRQKMPRDCLHLLEEGVTLDEEGKRTLAFRLALDSVWAETAEALGELTDKEAMVTMLATTGAVYFALWLAPDPVLSKGIAATLTVALIGYLGWDTVWSLVKGWRVLAREVEAATTFDEIQDAGEKYGKVMGRNAARAFVMLAMAALGSTAQTLATRVPTLPGSAQASLVGVGQGGFRLAAAGQVTSVAVAPGGVITIALSPEAVAETARGTRAVASEPVASAAHEHHIATNKWWDSTSSGGPWSPRFQKLFDRAGMSLDDTANKVRVQGHKGPHPQKYHEQIYERLEDAMGGCRSIQQCREALVGELEALAREITQPGSRLNALVTRN
- a CDS encoding imm11 family protein, encoding MRYFKLSDDMSLQGRWLLGDPTDSQGQEVDDPWQFKAGCPVAIEERLKIPIYHPGSPLDFTLTDVGGAPVVHKRIASIFAELAPDNVQVIPVDVDGLLEPYCILVVTRLIRCIDDNISEEVRYWKPEDGRPEKVGKYRAVYGMRIDPAKVGDAKVFRTWGWTGTVIVSEDIKEALERAGVTGAKFEEVTGPSALSPEEREHNRKLLALRDETDAAREAFWRTLGRLDEEAIIPIVVGGNWPARRQVWRVIHRPEGRTLLVTDGLSDFFVDRAEPSVGFGLELALETDEPLQDAEKSWPLLLLERVGDEVAEHERVRERVKTGLMSMEVSGKGMPQSLVTQEGRVGVLLGQEPSALPRSFTMPPGEVRLVTVQALLPSELAYLLEHGKKGRDELLRCFAQKGHGHLSRACRDPVV